One window from the genome of Eucalyptus grandis isolate ANBG69807.140 chromosome 7, ASM1654582v1, whole genome shotgun sequence encodes:
- the LOC104453384 gene encoding ubiquitin recognition factor in ER-associated degradation protein 1: MYFGGYGYHGTSFEQTYRCYPASFIEKPQIESGDKIIMPPSALDRLASLHIDYPMLFELRNNAAERVSHCGVLEFIAEEGMIYMPYWMMENLLLQEGDFVQVKNVTLPKGTYVKLQPHTKDFLDISNPKAILETTLRNYSCLTTGDSIMVAYNNKKYYIDIVETKPSHAISIIETDCEVDFAPPLDYKEPERPVAPAPSKGLAQAEEGPAVDEPKFNPFSGVGRRLDGKPSKDPLMPASTNVPIGKRSAVANGKGIPSAASTSQSAGQTQGKLVFGSNANRTPKEKQKEAPKDAKQEQPPKEEPKFQAFTGKKYSLRG, from the exons ATG TATTTCGGTGGATATGGATATCACGGGACATCATTTGAGCAGACATATCGCTGTTACCCTGCATCCTTCATTGAAAAG CCACAAATTGAAAGTGGTGACAAAA TTATAATGCCTCCATCTGCCCTTGATCGCCTAG CGTCCCTGCATATTGATTATCCAATGTTGTTTGAGCTGAGAAATAATGCTGCTGAACGGGTCTCTCATTGTGGTGTACTTGAGTTTATTGCTGAAGAAGGGATGATATACATGCCATACTGG ATGATGGAGAACCTGCTCTTGCAAGAAGGAGATTTTGTCCAAGTGAAAAATGTAACTCTTCCAAAGGGAACATATGTTAAACTGCAACCCCACACAAAGGACTTTTTGGATATTTCCAACCCAAAAGCAAT CCTGGAGACTACTCTGAGGAATTATTCCTGCTTAACCACTGGGGATAGTATTATGGTGGCATATAACAACAAAAAGTACTATATTGATATCGTAGAGACAAAGCCTTCTCATGCCATAAGTATAATTGAGACAGACTGTGAGGTTGATTTTGCTCCTCCGTTGGATTACAAAGAACCTGAAAGGCCCGTAGCACCTGCTCCAAGCAAGGGACTGGCACAGG CTGAAGAGGGTCCTGCTGTGGATGAACCAAAGTTTAACCCGTTCAGTGGAGTAGGTAGACGCTTGGATGGAAAGCCATCGAAGGATCCACTCATGCCTGCTTCCACAAATGTTCCCATAGGCAAGCGATCTGCTGTTGCTAATGGTAAAGGAATCCCATCTGCAGCATCTACTTCACAATCGGCAGGCCAAACTCAAGGAAAGCTTGTTTTTGGATCAAATGCAAACCGTActccaaaagagaagcaaaag gaagctCCAAAAGATGCTAAACAGGAGCAACCTCCAAAGGAAGAGCCAAAGTTCCAGGCTTTCACAGGGAAGAAGTATTCACTGCGGGGTTGA
- the LOC104453383 gene encoding epimerase family protein SDR39U1 homolog, chloroplastic isoform X2, whose protein sequence is MIVSVTGATGFIGRRLVQRLRADNHDVHVLTRSRSRAELIFPVKDYPGLVIAEEPKWRDCIQKSNAVVNLAGMPISTRWSSEIKKEIKDSRIRVTSKVVDYINASPGENRPTVLVSATAVGYYGSSETRVFDERSPSGNDYLAEVCREWEATALTVNKDVRVALIRIGVVLGKDGGALAKMVPLFMMFAGGPLGSGQQWFSWIHVDDLVNLIYEALINPSYKGVINGTAPNPVRLAELCQQLGEVLGRPSWLPVPDFALKAVLGEGACVVLDGQKVVPAKARELGFPFKYPYVKDALKAILL, encoded by the exons ATGATTGTCTCAGTAACCGGAGCAACAGGCTTTATTGGTAGGAGGCTAGTGCAGAGATTGCGTGCAG ACAATCATGATGTGCATGTTTTGACTCGTTCTAGATCAAGAGCAGAGTTAATATTTCCGG TGAAAGATTATCCCGGACTAGTAATCGCGGAGGAGCCAAAGTGGAGAGACTGCATCCAAAAGTCAAATGCTGTTGTCAATCTTGCCGGAATGCCAATTAGTACAAGGTGGTCATCTGAG AtcaaaaaagagataaaagacAGCAGAATTAGGGTTACCTCAAAG GTTGTAGATTACATAAATGCATCCCCAGGAGAAAATCGGCCTACTGTTTTGGTCAGCGCAACTGCTGTTGGTTACTACG GCAGCAGTGAAACACGAGTGTTTGATGAGCGTAGTCCATCCGGAAATGATTACTTGGCTGAG GTCTGTAGAGAATGGGAGGCAACAGCCCTCACAGTGAACAAGGATGTCAGGGTTGCCCTTATCCGTATAGGTGTTGTTCTTGGTAAAGATGGCGGTGCTTTAG CTAAAATGGTCCCTCTCTTCATGATGTTCGCTGGTGGACCATTGGGCTCTGGTCAACAATG GTTTTCATGGATTCACGTGGATGACTTAGTAAACCTGATATATGAAGCTCTAATCAATCCTTCTTACAAAG GAGTTATCAATGGAACTGCGCCGAATCCGGTACGCTTGGCAGAATTGTGTCAACAGCTGGGGGAGGTATTAGGCCGGCCCTCTTGGTTGCCTGTACCAGATTTTGCCCTCAAAGCAGTGCTAGGAGAAGGTGCATGTGTG GTTTTGGATGGACAAAAGGTGGTCCCTGCTAAAGCCAGGGAACTGGGGTTCCCGTTCAAGTACCCCTATGTGAAAGATGCACTAAAAGCCATCCTTCTATGA